The genomic window GACGCCAGAGGTTATTGTTCACAACAGTTTGGAGACCTTCTAAAGGAATTTGATCCTACAACCTTCTGATCCTCCTGAGCTACTAAGGAGGAGCTGATGAGTTTGGTTGGAGTGTCAAGAAGCTAACTGATGGCTATGTAGACTTTTGGGGGCAATACTgctaacagtaaaaaaaagaaggttaaTCGATCAACAATATTTGatgacatttcctgttttaattaCGTCGGTACAAacgaaacacacagacacacgtctcactgttcacacacagttTACACTGGGTTCGGATCTAAAGCaggtttcacttcctgtcgtcGGCGGCGCGCAGGACGGCAGCGGCGCTGTCTTTGGCCTCCTGCAACAGCTCTGAGGCTCTGGCCTGAGTCtggaaaatgaacaaacaggaagtcaatcaCAATCACGTTTATTGATTAGACTTTGAGCGTGGTTTGGAGCAGAACCCACCGAGAGCCTGAAGGCGTCGTCCGTTACGTCCTTCAGGTTGATGGAGATGTTGTAATACGCGCCGAACGCAGCAGTCTCCAACGCTTTAGCCGCCACCTGAATCAGACACGAACAGAAGAATTAATTCGTCGTCATGTGCCGCCCAGCTGATCAATAACCAATACGTTTGATCACCTGAGCATCCGACTTGCAGGCGATGTTTCCATGGACGACCAGTTCTTTGAGACTCGGCCAGAGGGTGTTGATCTTCTGGGCCAGACCCAGTGGGACGCCAACGGCTTCCCGCAGGCCCTCCTGCATTGCAGCGTCTCGCCTGGCAGACAAGCATCAGGGTTTAAATGCTCAACCTAACTCAGGAGTTTTATTTCTAGtctatttcattgtttttttattctctcaaTCTGTAGATGTGTTTCATTCATGATCAGACTCCTCTGCAAAAGCACCTTGTCTTCTCCTCAGCCGTGTTCTTCGGCATTTTCAGCGCCGCCTGCAACAAAACGAGACAAACGGATGTCAAACCCTGGATCTGGGTCTGGTTCCATTCTGAACATGAGTGGAAGTGGGTCACGTTTCACCATGTAGCCATTGAAGGCGGACGAGTCTGCGTCCACGGCGAGCAGCAGCTCGTTCATGGCCTGATGGAAAGGCGGGATCAGCCTCCTCATCACCCCGTCCAGGTTCTCAAACTGCCGCTTCCCGTAGGTCATCTGACCCACCATGGCGCCCAATGCCGCCCCCTGCAGGAAACAGCGGTTAGCATGGACGATGCACGACACGCTCGTTGAACGTCAAGAGTGTCATTGCACCAGAACGGCGATGGCGGCGGAAACCGATCCTCCGCCGGGAGCCGGCGTCCGGGCGCCGACGCGCCGAACGAAGTCCTGCAGGGACAGGCACACCAGCCGGGCGTCGTCCTGCGGCCTCACCATGTACCTGCACAGGTGCAACAACTAGTTAGAACCGCATTGATCTGAATGTAGTGAGTGGAGATGACCACTAGGTGGAAGCACACACCAGGAGGCAGGATTTCTCTCCCCATGCAGCTTTTAAACCTGACTTTAAACGCATGACGTCGCTTAATCTCACTAAAAATAATCATTGTCATAGtgaactttattgtcaaatgtaccatatatgcacgacatataGCACAGATGAAATATTAATTAACTAAGTGTAAATTTTGAGAGAATCAACAAATGCAAGAAAAATACTTCAGATCCTACAGGACATGTGAGATTCCAGATCACAATCTTCTCCAAAAGGAGTAAAAATGGTTCAGTTAACggaagtgtgtgttttgatCGTATTGGTGTTCTGGTCCAGTCGAATCGTGTTCATGTCTGTAAATCCGTTCACTTTGTGGATCAACTCACTCGATGATTCTCTCCTTCGGGTTGAACGGACCTAGAGAGTCCAGGCCCAGTTTACTGACCACCTGAGAACAGAACCAGAGAGGAGTCACTACTCTGCCACCGAGGTTGCTCTGATTATGGTAATAGCTTACTGACCAGCCGGACTTTGTGCTGCTCTTCCACAATGAACAGTCCGTCCCTGCGAATGTAGAAGTCAGCCGAGTCCAGAAGAGCCTTTAGAGGAATGAGACCGACAATCTGAGAGCCGACCACCGGCAGCTTCAGGTCCTGGGGTCACAGGATGAACGTTACATCATTAACACaacaagaaaagagaagaatgaTTGATAttcaggtgttttattttgaaggttg from Antennarius striatus isolate MH-2024 chromosome 24, ASM4005453v1, whole genome shotgun sequence includes these protein-coding regions:
- the ftcd gene encoding formimidoyltransferase-cyclodeaminase — translated: MARLVECVPNFSEGRSKEVIDAIAAAISATAGCSLLDVDPGASTNRTVYTFVGSPEAVVEGALNAARQAFSLIDMRKHSGEHPRTGALDVCPFIPVQNVTMDDCVNCANAFGQKLADMLHVPVYLYGEAARQEVRRNLPSVRAGEYEALPEKLKRDEWTPDFGPASFVASWGATVTGARKFLIAYNVNLISTKEQAHRIALDIREQGRSKDQPGLLKKVQGIGWFLDEANIAQVSTNILDYELTPLHTVYEEVCKDAEDLKLPVVGSQIVGLIPLKALLDSADFYIRRDGLFIVEEQHKVRLVVSKLGLDSLGPFNPKERIIEYMVRPQDDARLVCLSLQDFVRRVGARTPAPGGGSVSAAIAVLGAALGAMVGQMTYGKRQFENLDGVMRRLIPPFHQAMNELLLAVDADSSAFNGYMAALKMPKNTAEEKTRRDAAMQEGLREAVGVPLGLAQKINTLWPSLKELVVHGNIACKSDAQVAAKALETAAFGAYYNISINLKDVTDDAFRLSTQARASELLQEAKDSAAAVLRAADDRK